The Triticum aestivum cultivar Chinese Spring chromosome 7B, IWGSC CS RefSeq v2.1, whole genome shotgun sequence genome window below encodes:
- the LOC123158238 gene encoding uncharacterized protein codes for MGLDGSIGISWFDVSTIIMDSVVSMGDGGSRGVISAAQRSDFGKGSSRGWWGVGDVEACIMNGVFERLGHVRGGEARGPGTDSLRSHVSEDARLLGSETRAPVKKRKNKLEDTCAGHNLHNSKRRHLRSLGYKKKKATVGVGGGGGRRARNPNPNRALRKKKKKARARIRGEGHRRRWHQRFGTRRGLLGGVALRRTRAGLPAYSLRPPPTAAEIGRHHALKEIKQKKEELFSLIADTERRYNTRLTKEDFQNIRMLQQLAVQIDPRPADPLWRSKRFTKRLNDFVGFTGAIVSGYLLTDKWLNSGKDADPRGEEGMALAASQQ; via the exons ATGGGCTTGGACGGCAGCATTGGCATTTCATGGTTCGACGTCAGCACCATCATCATGGACAGTGTCGTCAGCATGGGCGATGGAGGCAGCCGTGGCGTCATCAGCGCCGCACAACGTAGCGATTTCGGAAAGGGCAGCAGCCGAGGCTGGTGGGGCGTCGGGGATGTCGAGGCGTGCATCATGAATGGCGTCTTTGAGCGCCTTGGCCACGTCAGAGGAGGAGAGGCGCGCGGCCCGGGCACGGACAGCCTTCGTAGTCATGTCAGTGAAGACGCGAGGCTCCTTGGCAGCGAGACGAGAGCTCCGGTGAAG aaaagaaaaaacaagttAGAAGACACTTGCGCTGGTCACAATTTACACAATTCAAAAAGAAGACACTTGCGCTCGCTCGGTTACAAGAAAAAAAAGGCGACGGTCGGagtcggaggcggcggcggaaggcgagcgaggaaccctaacccaaaccgagcactccggaagaagaagaagaag GCGCGGGCGCGGATCCGAGGAGAGGGACATCGGCGGCGATGGCATCAGCGATTCGGCACGCGGCGAGGTTTGCTGGGCGGCGTCGCGCTCCGGCGGACGCGGGCGGGGTTGCCAGCCTATTCCCTCCGGCCTCCTCCCACCGCTGCTGAG ATTGGGAGGCATCACGCGCTCAAGGAAATCAAACAGAAGAAGGAAGAGCTGTTCAGTCTGATTGCCGACACGGAACGGCGATACAACACTCGCCTCACCAAGGAAGATTTTCAGAACATACGTATGCTCCAGCAGCTAGCCGTGCAGATCGATCCTAGGCCTGCCGACCCCTTGTG GCGCTCGAAGCGGTTTACGAAGCGACTCAATGATTTTGTTGGCTTTACCGGGGCCATCGTGTCAGGCTACTTGCTTACGGATAAATGGCTCAACTCGGGCAAGGATGCGGACCCAAGAGGGGAGGAGGGCATGGCTCTGGCTGCTAGCCAGCAATGA
- the LOC123160994 gene encoding F-box protein At5g18160-like, which translates to MEYRRQSITMTKRSRGTVLDDLPEWIVIEEILIRLPPKDVLRCRAVRKLWCSATSTDKFMLDNCLRQPSLPVINQDIPGQEGVTFVVFHDNGVGASNQKLWPIIQHSKFHNLLGGCDGFLILSDASHFWICNPATRRCAPLPQPQVPSAGGSCFYIAGFYRHHPSGEYRVLWFSHGHERGYILSAGSDKPRMIRRPSVSSCLSKFRREGPFDSCYSSQVNHRGSLHWLAGIDMETAMDIMVFDTVTEKFRWMRSSGQLGRQVSLWEMDDKLASCSTNDASIEIWMMQDYEAEAWALKYRINLLAMKTSPQFEYISKMSLLNQRELLICCHNPLDGPDYLLHCDIDGKFWDITKLKGERILYTSLISTFRRA; encoded by the coding sequence ATGGAATACCGTCGGCAGTCAATCACCATGACGAAAAGAAGCCGTGGGACTGTCCTCGACGACCTCCCCGAGTGGATTGTCATCGAAGAGATCCTCATCCGGTTGCCACCAAAGGACGTTCTTCGCTGCCGTGCTGTCCGCAAATTGTGGTGCAGTGCCACCTCCACCGACAAGTTCATGCTCGACAACTGCCTACGCCAGCCGTCACTCCCTGTTATCAACCAGGATATCCCTGGGCAGGAAGGAGTGACCTTCGTTGTCTTCCATGACAACGGTGTCGGAGCCTCCAATCAAAAGCTCTGGCCAATCATTCAACACTCTAAGTTCCATAATCTCCTGGGGGGCTGTGATGGCTTTCTCATCTTGTCCGATGCATCCCATTTCTGGATCTGCAATCCGGCCACTCGCAGATGTGCTCCGCTACCACAACCTCAAGTTCCATCAGCAGGGGGGTCCTGCTTCTACATAGCTGGCTTTTACCGGCACCATCCATCTGGAGAATACCGCGTGCTCTGGTTCTCGCATGGCCATGAACGTGGCTACATTCTCTCAGCAGGATCTGACAAGCCGAGAATGATTAGACGGCCGTCAGTGTCATCATGTTTGTCGAAATTTAGGCGTGAAGGGCCTTTTGATTCCTGCTATAGTTCACAAGTCAACCACCGCGGCAGCCTGCACTGGTTAGCAGGAATTGACATGGAGACTGCCATGGACATTATGGTGTTCGACACTGTAACTGAGAAGTTCCGGTGGATGCGCAGTTCTGGCCAGTTGGGCCGTCAGGTGTCATTGTGGGAGATGGACGACAAGCTTGCTTCATGCAGCACCAATGACGCCAGCatagagatttggatgatgcaaGACTATGAGGCTGAGGCTTGGGCCTTGAAATACCGGATTAACTTGTTAGCGATGAAGACATCACCACAGTTCGAGTATATTTCTAAGATGTCACTGCTTAACCAGCGTGAGCTGCTGATCTGTTGTCACAATCCATTGGACGGTCCTGACTATCTTTTGCACTGTGACATTGACGGAAAGTTTTGGGATATCACGAAATTAAAGGGGGAACGTATTCTGTATACTTCACTAATCAGTACTTTCAGGAGAGCATGA